In the genome of Nocardioides seonyuensis, one region contains:
- the lysA gene encoding diaminopimelate decarboxylase — MPTSHPSGWAHADGALRGPGWLRPPDDVNALVPQLWSSTAHKTDGVLHVGGMAVADLVANHNTPALVLDEDDFRTRARAFRDAFAGWDVYYAGKAFLCVEVARWIAEEGLCLDVCSDGELTVAMHAGVEPSRIGYHGNNKAMVDLRRAVALGVGRIIVDSFHEIERLESLTAEPGMRARVMVRVTPGVEAHTHEYIATAHEDQKFGFSITSGDALEAVRRLTAAPGIELLGLHSHIGSQIFDTSGFEVAARRVLALHKAVSDELGVVMPEMDLGGGFGIAYTTQDDPSDPAQLATEMGKIVEQECRSLGIDEPRLSIEPGRAIVGPSMCTVYTVGTVKEVILDGGLRRTYVSVDGGMSDNVRTALYDADYSCTLASRASDAPPVVARIVGKHCEAGDIVVKDEFLPADVKPGDLVAVPGTGAYCRSMASNYNHSLRPPVIAVRDGEPRVLVRRETVADLLTTDMGVVQ, encoded by the coding sequence GTGCCCACCTCACACCCGTCCGGCTGGGCCCACGCCGACGGCGCCCTCCGGGGTCCCGGGTGGCTGCGCCCGCCCGACGACGTCAACGCGCTCGTCCCGCAGCTGTGGTCCTCCACGGCCCACAAGACCGACGGAGTCCTCCACGTCGGCGGCATGGCCGTCGCAGACCTCGTCGCCAACCACAACACACCTGCCCTGGTCCTCGACGAGGACGACTTCCGCACGCGGGCGCGTGCCTTCCGCGACGCGTTCGCCGGGTGGGACGTCTACTACGCGGGCAAGGCGTTCCTCTGCGTGGAGGTCGCGCGCTGGATCGCCGAGGAGGGGCTCTGCCTGGACGTCTGCTCCGACGGAGAGCTCACCGTCGCGATGCACGCCGGGGTCGAGCCCTCGCGCATCGGCTACCACGGCAACAACAAGGCGATGGTCGACCTGCGCCGGGCGGTCGCGCTGGGAGTGGGACGGATCATCGTGGACTCCTTCCACGAGATCGAGCGCCTCGAGTCGTTGACCGCCGAGCCGGGGATGCGCGCCCGGGTGATGGTCCGCGTGACACCGGGCGTCGAGGCACACACGCACGAGTACATCGCCACCGCGCACGAGGACCAGAAATTCGGGTTCTCCATCACCTCCGGTGACGCGCTCGAGGCCGTGCGACGGCTCACCGCCGCGCCGGGCATCGAGCTCCTCGGCCTGCACTCCCACATCGGCAGCCAGATCTTCGACACCAGTGGCTTCGAGGTCGCGGCCCGCAGGGTCCTGGCGCTGCACAAGGCGGTCAGCGACGAGCTCGGTGTCGTGATGCCCGAGATGGACCTCGGCGGAGGCTTCGGGATCGCCTACACGACGCAGGACGACCCCAGCGACCCCGCGCAGCTCGCCACCGAGATGGGCAAGATCGTCGAGCAGGAGTGCCGCTCCCTCGGTATCGACGAGCCACGGCTGTCGATCGAGCCCGGTCGGGCGATCGTGGGCCCGAGCATGTGCACCGTCTACACCGTGGGCACGGTCAAGGAGGTCATCCTCGACGGTGGCCTGCGGCGCACCTACGTCAGCGTCGACGGAGGGATGAGCGACAACGTCCGGACCGCCCTCTACGACGCGGACTACTCCTGCACCCTGGCCTCCCGGGCCTCCGACGCCCCCCCGGTGGTGGCGCGCATCGTCGGCAAGCATTGCGAGGCCGGCGACATCGTCGTCAAGGACGAGTTCCTGCCCGCCGACGTCAAGCCCGGTGACCTCGTGGCCGTGCCCGGCACCGGCGCCTACTGCCGCTCGATGGCCTCCAACTACAACCACTCGCTGCGACCGCCGGTGATCGCGGTTCGGGACGGGGAGCCGCGAGTGCTCGTGCGCAGGGAGACTGTTGCCGACCTGCTGACGACAGACATGGGAGTGGTCCAGTGA
- the rho gene encoding transcription termination factor Rho, with protein sequence MTETPENTPAPSAAADAPPAKKRGGGLNAMLLADLKSMAAGLGIAGAGSMKKAQLVEAIKNQGTPVSKPARTDQRATKDEPTTPPAQERAAESTGSTDSQEAGKQDSGKQDSGKQDSAKQDSAKQDSGKQDSGKQDSGKQDSGKQERAKQDRSKGQQAQQKQERQGKQDQSRQDQGKQDQSRQDQGKQDQSRQDQGKQDQSRQEQGKQDQSRQDQSRQDQDQSGDDDGEGGSRRNRRRRGRERQAPRVGRNEPDTTILEDDVLVPAAGILDVLDNYAFVRTSGYLPGSEDVYLSLSMVRKFGLRRGDAVVGQVRQPREGERREKFNPMVRVDSVNGADPESARERPEFTSATPVHPHQRLRLATDSTDVTGRVIDIAAPVGKGQRGLIVTPPRAGTTSILRSLAASVTANNPECHLMVVLVGARPEEVTDFRRAVKGEVVASTFDLPPADHVLVSELAIERAKRLVELGHDVVVLLDSLTSLGRAYNLAAPANGRLLAGGVDASAVHPPKQLFGAARKLEDAGSLTILASVLVETGSATDELFFEELRGTANLELRLSSERAAQGLVPAVDPARSGTRHEEKLLAPAEGAVVGDLRRKLADATTQQAVEKLVASSR encoded by the coding sequence GTGACCGAGACCCCCGAGAACACTCCCGCACCCTCCGCCGCAGCGGACGCGCCGCCGGCCAAGAAGCGTGGAGGTGGGCTGAACGCCATGCTGCTGGCCGACCTGAAGTCCATGGCCGCCGGGCTCGGAATCGCGGGCGCGGGTTCGATGAAGAAGGCACAGCTCGTCGAGGCCATCAAGAACCAGGGCACGCCGGTGAGCAAGCCGGCCCGGACCGATCAGCGCGCGACGAAGGACGAGCCGACCACGCCGCCCGCCCAGGAGCGTGCTGCCGAGTCGACCGGCTCAACGGACTCGCAGGAGGCCGGCAAGCAGGACTCGGGCAAGCAGGACTCTGGCAAGCAGGACTCTGCCAAGCAGGACTCTGCCAAGCAGGACTCGGGCAAGCAGGACTCGGGCAAGCAGGACTCGGGCAAGCAGGACTCGGGCAAGCAGGAGCGTGCGAAGCAGGACCGGTCGAAGGGACAGCAGGCCCAGCAGAAGCAGGAGCGCCAGGGCAAGCAGGACCAGTCCCGGCAGGACCAGGGCAAGCAGGACCAGTCCCGGCAGGACCAGGGCAAGCAGGACCAGTCCCGGCAGGACCAGGGCAAGCAGGACCAGTCCCGGCAGGAGCAGGGCAAGCAGGACCAGTCCCGGCAGGACCAGTCCCGGCAGGACCAGGACCAGTCCGGGGACGACGACGGTGAGGGCGGGAGCCGCCGCAACCGCCGCCGTCGCGGGCGCGAGCGCCAGGCGCCCCGCGTCGGGCGCAACGAGCCCGACACCACGATCCTCGAGGACGACGTCCTGGTTCCCGCAGCCGGAATCCTCGACGTGCTGGACAACTACGCGTTCGTCCGCACCTCCGGCTACCTGCCTGGCAGCGAGGACGTCTACCTCTCGTTGTCGATGGTCCGCAAGTTCGGCCTGCGCAGGGGTGACGCGGTGGTCGGCCAGGTGCGCCAGCCACGCGAGGGGGAGCGCCGCGAGAAGTTCAACCCGATGGTGCGCGTCGACAGCGTGAACGGCGCCGACCCCGAGTCCGCGCGCGAGCGCCCGGAGTTCACGAGCGCGACGCCGGTCCACCCTCACCAGCGCTTGCGGCTGGCGACCGACTCCACGGACGTGACCGGCCGGGTCATCGACATCGCCGCACCTGTCGGCAAGGGTCAGCGCGGCCTGATCGTGACGCCGCCGCGAGCCGGCACGACCTCGATCCTGCGCTCGCTCGCCGCGTCCGTCACCGCCAACAACCCCGAGTGCCACCTCATGGTCGTGCTCGTCGGTGCGCGGCCCGAGGAGGTCACCGACTTCCGGCGGGCAGTCAAGGGCGAGGTCGTCGCCTCCACCTTCGACCTCCCGCCCGCCGACCACGTCCTGGTCTCGGAGCTGGCCATCGAACGGGCCAAGCGACTCGTCGAGCTCGGTCACGACGTCGTCGTGCTGCTCGACTCGCTGACCAGCCTGGGCCGCGCCTACAACCTGGCGGCACCTGCCAACGGCCGGCTGCTCGCCGGCGGAGTCGACGCCTCCGCCGTGCACCCTCCCAAGCAGCTCTTCGGGGCCGCTCGCAAGCTGGAGGATGCAGGCTCCCTGACGATCCTCGCCTCCGTGCTCGTGGAGACGGGGTCGGCCACCGACGAGCTGTTCTTCGAGGAGCTGCGCGGCACGGCCAACCTCGAGCTGCGCCTGAGCAGCGAGCGCGCTGCCCAGGGCCTGGTGCCAGCCGTCGACCCCGCCAGGTCCGGCACCCGCCACGAGGAGAAGCTGCTGGCGCCTGCCGAGGGTGCCGTGGTCGGAGACCTCCGCCGCAAGCTCGCCGACGCCACCACCCAGCAGGCCGTGGAGAAGCTCGTCGCCAGCTCGCGCTGA
- the rpmE gene encoding 50S ribosomal protein L31 yields MKKDIHPDYVETQVTCTCGASFTTRSTATSGSIRADVCSQCHPFYTGKQKILDTGGRVARFEARYAKKAPAKAADQDAAESK; encoded by the coding sequence ATGAAGAAGGACATCCACCCCGACTACGTCGAGACCCAGGTGACCTGCACCTGCGGTGCGTCGTTCACCACCCGCAGCACCGCGACCTCCGGCTCGATCCGCGCCGACGTCTGCTCGCAGTGCCACCCGTTCTACACCGGCAAGCAGAAGATCCTCGACACCGGCGGCCGCGTCGCCCGCTTCGAGGCCCGCTACGCCAAGAAGGCGCCGGCGAAGGCTGCCGACCAGGACGCTGCAGAGAGCAAGTAG
- a CDS encoding homoserine dehydrogenase produces the protein MKEGEKARLKVAVLGCGSVGSQVVRLLTEQADDLEARVGARLELAGVAVRRLDAAREVQVPAGLLTTDATGLVAREDVDLVIETIGGIEPARSLILSAFENGKSVVSANKALIAEDGATLFEAAAKAERDFYYEAAVAAAIPILRPLRESLAGDRVTRVLGIVNGTTNFILDKMDTSGAGFSDALEEAQELGFAEADPTADVEGFDAAAKAAILASLAFHSRVTAADVHREGITDVTAADVASAREMDAVVKLLAIAELRPGPDGGEQVAVRVHPAMIPRSHPLASVRGAYNAVFVESEAAGQLMFYGPGAGGSPTASAVLGDLVTVARNRLADTRGAGESAYAERPVMSMGETRTRYHVSLDVDDVAGVLASVATAFADHGVSIQTVRQEGRDDDAQLVVVSHAATDAALSATVERLRTMETVREVTSVMRVEGGDE, from the coding sequence GTGAAGGAGGGCGAGAAGGCCCGGCTCAAGGTGGCCGTGCTCGGCTGCGGCTCGGTCGGCTCGCAGGTCGTGCGACTGCTGACGGAGCAGGCCGACGACCTCGAGGCGCGGGTCGGTGCCCGCCTGGAGCTGGCCGGGGTCGCCGTACGACGCCTCGACGCGGCGCGCGAGGTCCAGGTGCCGGCAGGGCTCCTCACGACCGACGCCACCGGGCTCGTGGCCCGCGAGGACGTCGATCTCGTCATCGAGACGATCGGCGGGATCGAGCCGGCGCGCTCCCTGATCCTCTCCGCATTCGAGAACGGCAAGTCGGTCGTCAGCGCCAACAAGGCGCTCATCGCCGAGGACGGCGCCACGCTGTTCGAGGCGGCGGCGAAGGCCGAGCGCGACTTCTACTACGAGGCCGCCGTGGCCGCCGCCATCCCGATCCTCAGGCCGCTGCGCGAGTCGCTCGCCGGCGATCGCGTCACCCGGGTGCTCGGCATCGTCAACGGGACGACCAACTTCATCCTCGACAAGATGGACACCTCTGGGGCCGGGTTCTCCGACGCCCTCGAGGAGGCCCAGGAGCTCGGTTTCGCCGAGGCCGACCCGACGGCTGACGTCGAGGGGTTCGACGCGGCGGCGAAGGCAGCCATCCTGGCCAGCCTCGCCTTCCACTCGAGGGTGACCGCGGCCGATGTCCACCGCGAGGGGATCACCGACGTCACCGCCGCCGACGTCGCGTCGGCCCGCGAGATGGACGCGGTCGTCAAGCTGCTCGCCATCGCCGAGCTGCGCCCGGGACCGGACGGCGGCGAGCAGGTCGCCGTGCGCGTGCATCCCGCGATGATCCCCAGGTCCCACCCGCTGGCAAGCGTGCGAGGGGCCTACAACGCCGTGTTCGTGGAGTCCGAGGCCGCAGGCCAGCTGATGTTCTACGGCCCCGGTGCGGGCGGCTCGCCCACGGCGAGCGCGGTCCTCGGTGACCTGGTGACGGTGGCGCGCAACCGGCTCGCCGACACACGCGGGGCGGGCGAGTCCGCCTACGCCGAGCGCCCGGTCATGTCGATGGGGGAGACCCGCACCCGCTACCACGTGTCCCTCGACGTCGACGACGTCGCCGGTGTCCTCGCCTCGGTGGCGACCGCCTTCGCCGACCACGGGGTCAGCATCCAGACGGTGCGCCAGGAGGGCCGCGACGACGACGCCCAGCTGGTCGTGGTCTCGCACGCTGCCACCGACGCGGCCCTGAGCGCGACGGTGGAGCGCCTGCGCACCATGGAGACCGTCCGCGAGGTCACCTCCGTGATGCGCGTCGAAGGGGGAGACGAGTGA
- the thrB gene encoding homoserine kinase, translating into MATFVEGPVRVSVPATAANLGPGFDSLGLALSLHDELLAEVTPDGLEIDVSGEGAGSVPLDESHLVVRAMRAAFDLMQAEPSGLRLECRNAIPHSRGLGSSSAAIVAGVTLARALVAGGQLLLSDEALFDLAADLEGHPDNVAPAFYGGFVISGREDGRWYAVASGVDPRVTPVVFVPPTPVSTEHARSLLPDVVPHCDAASQAGRTALLVAALAGQPEHLLTATRDWLHQEQRRSAMPDTLALVDSLRADGIPAVVSGAGPAVLAFAAADTSRLTRRCPRGWVAHALAVEAAGARLLA; encoded by the coding sequence GTGGCGACCTTCGTCGAAGGCCCCGTGAGGGTCTCCGTCCCCGCAACCGCTGCCAACCTCGGCCCCGGGTTCGACTCGTTGGGGCTCGCGCTCTCCCTGCACGACGAGCTGCTCGCCGAGGTCACGCCCGACGGCCTGGAGATCGACGTGAGCGGCGAGGGCGCCGGCAGCGTCCCCCTCGACGAGTCGCACCTGGTGGTGCGGGCCATGCGCGCGGCCTTCGACCTGATGCAGGCCGAGCCGTCCGGGTTGCGGCTGGAGTGCCGCAACGCCATCCCGCACAGCCGGGGGCTCGGGTCGTCCTCGGCCGCGATCGTGGCGGGGGTGACCCTCGCACGCGCCCTGGTGGCGGGCGGCCAGCTGCTGCTCTCCGACGAGGCTCTCTTCGATCTTGCGGCCGACCTCGAGGGACACCCCGACAACGTGGCGCCCGCCTTCTACGGCGGCTTCGTCATCTCCGGCCGGGAGGACGGGCGGTGGTACGCCGTGGCCTCGGGGGTCGACCCGCGCGTCACGCCGGTCGTCTTCGTCCCGCCGACCCCGGTGTCGACCGAGCATGCCCGCAGCCTGCTGCCCGACGTCGTGCCCCACTGCGACGCAGCCTCCCAGGCCGGTCGTACGGCGCTGCTCGTCGCCGCGCTCGCGGGTCAGCCCGAGCACCTCCTCACCGCGACCCGCGACTGGCTGCACCAGGAGCAACGCCGGTCCGCGATGCCCGACACCCTGGCGCTGGTGGACTCCTTGCGCGCCGACGGCATCCCGGCGGTGGTGTCGGGGGCAGGACCGGCTGTGCTCGCCTTCGCGGCGGCGGACACCTCCCGGCTCACCCGTCGATGTCCTCGAGGCTGGGTCGCACACGCCCTGGCGGTCGAGGCCGCCGGCGCTCGCCTGCTAGCCTGA
- the thrC gene encoding threonine synthase, with protein sequence MTNGEAANGQWRGIIEEYRDLIDLLPEGMEAVTLREGGTPLVRADWLSSLTGGQVWLKVEGNNPTGSFKDRGMTTAISVAKAEGAEAVVCASTGNTSASMAAYAAKAGLKPLVLIPEGKISAGKMAQAVLHGAQIIMVRGNFDHCLDMARGLARDYPVALVNSVNPVRLQGQKTAAFEIADFLGDAPDHHLLPVGNAGNISAYWLGYTQYEQLGRTTKRPVMHGFQAEGAAPLVTGEPFPDPETKATAIRIGNPASWHLAEQAAKESEGEFTALSDEQILAAQVELARREGVFVEPASAAGVAGLLAHLEAGADFSGQVVAITVTGHGLKDTSTALESFTDVVDTVVDADVDAAARAAGL encoded by the coding sequence GTGACGAACGGCGAGGCCGCCAACGGCCAGTGGCGCGGGATCATCGAGGAGTACCGCGACCTCATCGACCTGCTGCCCGAGGGGATGGAGGCCGTCACCCTGCGCGAGGGCGGCACCCCCCTCGTGCGAGCTGACTGGCTTTCCTCGCTCACCGGCGGCCAGGTGTGGCTCAAGGTCGAGGGCAACAACCCGACAGGGTCGTTCAAGGACCGCGGCATGACGACGGCCATCTCCGTCGCGAAGGCCGAGGGTGCCGAGGCCGTCGTGTGCGCCTCCACCGGCAACACCTCCGCGTCGATGGCCGCCTACGCCGCCAAGGCGGGGCTCAAGCCGTTGGTGCTGATCCCCGAGGGCAAGATCTCCGCCGGCAAGATGGCCCAGGCCGTGCTCCACGGCGCCCAGATCATCATGGTCCGCGGCAACTTCGACCACTGCCTCGACATGGCGCGAGGCCTCGCACGTGACTATCCCGTCGCGCTGGTCAACTCCGTCAACCCGGTGCGCCTCCAGGGCCAGAAGACCGCGGCGTTCGAGATCGCGGACTTCCTGGGCGACGCGCCCGACCACCACCTGCTGCCCGTCGGCAACGCCGGCAACATCTCCGCCTACTGGCTCGGCTACACCCAGTACGAACAGCTCGGGCGCACCACGAAGCGACCTGTGATGCACGGCTTCCAGGCCGAGGGCGCCGCCCCGCTGGTGACCGGCGAGCCGTTCCCGGACCCCGAGACCAAGGCGACGGCGATCCGCATCGGCAACCCCGCGTCCTGGCACCTCGCAGAGCAGGCGGCCAAGGAGTCCGAGGGCGAGTTCACCGCGCTCTCAGACGAGCAGATCCTGGCCGCTCAGGTCGAGCTCGCCCGCCGCGAAGGGGTGTTCGTGGAGCCCGCGTCGGCTGCTGGCGTGGCGGGGCTGCTCGCCCACCTCGAGGCGGGCGCCGACTTCTCCGGCCAGGTGGTCGCCATCACCGTCACCGGCCACGGCCTGAAGGACACCTCGACGGCCCTGGAGTCGTTCACCGACGTGGTCGACACGGTCGTCGACGCCGACGTGGACGCCGCGGCCAGAGCCGCCGGCCTGTAG
- the prfA gene encoding peptide chain release factor 1 encodes MFEAVAGLANEHAELEMRLGAPETHADQRLAKQLNQRYAELSAVLATWREWLALGGDIDAARELAADDPAFAAEADELTARRATVEERLRHLLVPRDPTDAKDAIVEVKSGEGGEESALFAGDLLRMYSRFAETRGWRTEILDATESDLGGYKSVTMAVKAKGTPAPGEAPYALLKFEGGVHRVQRVPVTESQGRVHTSAAGVLVMPEAEQVDVVVDDNDLRIDVFRSSGPGGQSVNTTDSAVRITHVPTGIVVSCQNEKSQLQNKESAMRILRARLLAAAQEEADAEASEARKSQIRTVDRSERIRTYNFPENRISDHRTGYKAHNLDTVLDGELGPVIDSAVTADLEARLASLEE; translated from the coding sequence GTGTTCGAGGCCGTCGCCGGGCTCGCGAACGAGCACGCCGAGCTCGAGATGCGCCTGGGGGCCCCCGAGACCCACGCCGACCAGCGACTGGCCAAGCAGCTCAACCAGCGCTACGCCGAGCTCTCGGCCGTGCTCGCCACGTGGCGTGAGTGGCTCGCCCTGGGGGGCGACATCGACGCCGCCCGCGAGCTCGCCGCCGACGACCCGGCGTTCGCCGCCGAGGCCGACGAGCTCACCGCGCGGCGTGCGACGGTCGAGGAGAGGCTGCGCCACCTCCTCGTGCCCCGCGACCCGACGGACGCCAAGGACGCCATCGTCGAGGTCAAGTCGGGGGAGGGTGGTGAGGAGTCAGCGCTGTTCGCCGGTGACCTCCTCCGCATGTACTCCCGGTTCGCCGAGACCCGCGGGTGGCGTACCGAGATCCTCGACGCCACCGAGTCCGACCTCGGCGGCTACAAGTCCGTGACGATGGCGGTCAAGGCCAAGGGCACCCCCGCGCCGGGAGAGGCGCCCTACGCCCTGCTGAAGTTCGAGGGCGGCGTGCACCGCGTCCAGCGAGTGCCGGTGACCGAGTCCCAGGGTCGCGTGCACACCTCTGCGGCCGGAGTGCTCGTGATGCCGGAGGCCGAGCAGGTCGACGTCGTGGTCGACGACAACGACCTGCGCATCGACGTCTTCCGCTCCAGCGGCCCGGGTGGTCAGAGCGTCAACACCACCGACTCCGCAGTCCGGATCACGCATGTGCCGACAGGCATCGTCGTCAGCTGCCAGAACGAGAAGTCGCAGCTGCAGAACAAGGAGTCCGCTATGCGGATCCTGCGTGCCCGGCTGTTGGCGGCGGCCCAGGAGGAGGCCGACGCCGAGGCCAGTGAGGCACGCAAGAGCCAGATCCGCACGGTGGACCGGTCCGAGCGGATCCGCACCTACAACTTCCCCGAGAACCGCATCTCCGACCACCGCACGGGCTACAAGGCCCACAACCTCGACACCGTCCTCGACGGCGAGCTGGGGCCTGTCATCGACAGCGCCGTGA